Proteins co-encoded in one Salvia splendens isolate huo1 chromosome 4, SspV2, whole genome shotgun sequence genomic window:
- the LOC121799638 gene encoding kinesin-like protein KIN-13A: MRHVAGQMQQSSAAAAATTLYDNAGPGVSGGDAGDAVMARWLQSAGLQHLASPMSSNAVDHRQLPNLLMQGYGPQSAEEKQRLFKLMRNLNFNGETVSEPYTTTPTAQSSGAFTLTEGYYSPEFRGDFGAGLLDLHSMDDTELLSDHVIPEPFDPSPFMPAVTKAFETDAVGLANRQQRGQMDAEAPVGSFNEKELSTRENNVAKIKVVVRKRPLNKKELARKEDDVVAVYDDAYLTVHEPKLKVDLTAYIEKHEFCFDAVLDEQVSNDEVYRKTVEPIIPTIFQRTKATCFAYGQTGSGKTYTMQPLPLRAAEHLVRLLHQPVYRNQRFKLWLSYFEIYGGKLYDLLSDRKKLCMREDGRQQVCIVGLQEFEVSDVAIVKEYIERGNSSRSTGCTGANEESSRSHAILQLVVKKHPEVKESRRNNYNNDGNESRVGKVVGKISFIDLAGSERGADTTDNDRQTRIEGAEINKSLLALKECIRALDNDQIHIPFRGSKLTEVLRDSFVGNSRTVMISCISPNAGSCEHTLNTLRYADRVKSLSKSGNPRKDQSSLLPSNVKEPSSATASSAAAAAEAEDFYEQHQESKLMDSSRRVSEKETSTEEEKMSSSFSSNFNINGRDESGVVGMEKERFDVKISLRGSTSQKTFSAGYTQSLTDVDEKVQKISPPRQKSYREDRLEKQGLGIRRDFDNLDIMSPTSYKQQNTNTSNANNPFAKPEPEQPRDESINEILEEETALITAHRKEIEDTMEIVREEMKLLAEVDQPGFHIDNYVTQLSFVLSRKAASLVSLQARLARFQNRLREQEILSRKRVPR, encoded by the exons ATGCGCCACGTTGCTGGCCAGATGCAGCAGAGCagcgcggcggcggcggccacCACTCTCTATGATAATGCAGGACCAGGGGTGTCCGGCGGAGATGCGGGGGACGCGGTGATGGCGCGGTGGCTGCAATCTGCTGGACTGCAGCATCTGGCCTCTCCAATGTCGTCCAATGCAGTTGATCACCGCCAGCTACCTAACCTCCTGATGCAG GGCTATGGACCTCAATCTGCAGAAGAGAAACAGAGGCTCTTCAAATTAATGAGGAATCTCAATTTCAATGGTGAAACTGTTTCGGAGCCTTATACCACAACCCCAACTGCCCAGAGTTCAGGTGCATTTACTCTAACAGAAGGTTATTACTCTCCCGAGTTCAGGGGCGATTTTGGAGCTGGACTTTTGGACTTACATTCTATGGATGACACAGAGCTCTTATCTGAT CATGTTATCCCGGAGCCATTTGACCCATCTCCTTTCATGCCTGCTGTGACCAAAGCCTTTGAAACTGATGCCGTTGGGCTAGCCAACAGGCAGCAAAGGGGACAGATGGACGCAGAAGCCCCTGTCGGGTCTTTTAATGAAAAAGAATTGAGCACAAGGGAAAATAATGTGGCTAAGATTAAAGTTGTG GTTCGTAAGAGGCCATTAAACAAGAAGGAACTTGCTCGCAAAGAGGATGATGTTGTGGCTGTGTATGATGATGCCTATTTAACAGTCCATGAACCCAAGTTAAAG GTTGATTTGACTGCATACATAGAGAAGCACGAGTTTTGTTTTGATGCTGTCCTGGATGAGCAAGTGTCAAATGATGAG GTATACCGCAAGACTGTCGAGCCAATAATTCCTACCATTTTTCAACGTACGAAAGCAACATGTTTTGCATATGGTCAGACAG GAAGTGGCAAGACATACACCATGCAGCCACTACCTCTTAGAGCAGCAGAACACCTTGTGAGATTGCTGCACCAGCCAGTTTATCGTAATCAAAGATTCAAGCTTTGGCTAAGCTATTTTGAGATATATGGAGGAAAACTTTATGATCTTCTGAGCGATAGGAA AAAACTATGCATGAGAGAAGATGGCAGACAACAAGTCTGCATTGTTGGACTTCAGGAATTTGAAGTCTCTGATGTGGCTATTGTAAAAGAATACATTGAGAGGGGAAATTCCTCTAGAAGCACCGGTTGTACGGGTGCTAATGAGGAGTCTTCGAGATCCCATGCTATTTTGCAACTGGTTGTGAAGAAGCATCCTGAGGTGAAAGAATCTAGGAGGAATAATTACAATAATGACGGAAATGAATCCAGGGTTGGGAAGGTTGTAGGCAAGATTTCTTTTATTGATCTTGCTGGTAGTGAGAGGGGTGCTGACACTACAGATAACGATCGACAAACACG GATTGAAGGGGCCGAAATCAACAAAAGTTTACTGGCACTCAAGGAATGTATTCGTGCTCTTGACAATGACCAGATTCACATCCCATTCCGAGGAAGCAAGCTTACTGAGGTTCTTCGTGACTCCTTTGTGGGCAACTCAAGGACTGTTATGATATCTTGCATTTCTCCAAATGCTGGTTCATGCGAGCATACACTCAACACTTTGAGATATGCTGATAG GGTTAAAAGTCTTTCGAAAAGTGGGAACCCAAGGAAAGATCAGTCTAGTTTATTGCCATCAAATGTCAAGGAACCTTCATCAGCTACAGCTTcatctgctgctgctgctgctgaggcAGAGGATTTTTATGAGCAACATCAAGAATCTAAATTAATGGATTCAAGTAGAAGAGTTTCGGAGAAGGAAACTTCTACTGAGGAAGAAAAAATGTCTTCCAGTTTCTCTTCCAATTTTAACATAAATGGCCGTGATGAGAGCGGAGTGGTTGGTATGGAAAAGGAACGGTTTGATGTTAAAATTTCTTTGAGGGGTTCTACCAGTCAGAAGACATTTTCTGCTGGATACACTCAGAGTTTGACTGATGTAGACGAGAAGGTGCAGAAAATATCTCCACCTCGGCAAAAATCTTACAGAGAGGATAGGCTCGAAAAGCAGGGGCTTGGAATAAGAAGGGACTTTGACAATTTGGATATAATGTCACCCACCAGTTATAAGCAACAAAATACGAACACCTCTAATGCAAATAACCCTTttgctaagcctgaacctgagCAGCCTCGTGATGAAAGTATTAATGAGATACTCGAG GAAGAAACGGCCCTCATTACAGCCCACCGCAAGGAGATTGAAGATACTATGGAGATAGTTCGTGAA GAAATGAAACTATTAGCGGAAGTGGATCAACCAGGCTTCCATATCGACAACTATGTGACGCAACTGAGTTTTGTGCTATCACGCAAAGCAGCTAGCCTCGTCAGCCTTCAAGCTCGCCTTGCCAGGTTCCAGAACAGGCTAAGGGAGCAGGAAATATTGAGTCGAAAAAGGGTACCCCGCTGA